The proteins below are encoded in one region of Ornithinimicrobium avium:
- a CDS encoding bifunctional hydroxymethylpyrimidine kinase/phosphomethylpyrimidine kinase, whose product MSTTPVVLTIAGSEATGGAGAQADLRTFQAHGVFGCVALTCIVSFDPKEDWNHRFSAVGPKVIADQLEAITAAYPRDQLDVVKIGMLGTPATIETVAGALRGRGFGHVVLDPVLICKGQEPGAALDTDEALKAQVLPQATFVTPNHFETMSLSGIDEIGTVPELVEAARRIHERSGAVVLAKGGVHLPGEEAVDVYVDDERTEILAAPKLGDGVQVAGAGCTLAAAVAARLALGDRPFDAARAAKEFVTRGIEQRLASDAPYDVVRQGS is encoded by the coding sequence CCGGAGGCGCCGGGGCGCAGGCCGACCTGCGCACCTTCCAGGCGCACGGGGTCTTCGGCTGCGTCGCGCTGACCTGCATCGTCTCCTTCGACCCCAAGGAGGACTGGAACCACCGGTTCTCCGCCGTCGGACCCAAGGTCATCGCCGACCAGCTCGAGGCCATCACCGCCGCCTACCCCCGCGACCAGCTCGACGTGGTCAAGATCGGGATGCTCGGCACCCCCGCCACCATCGAGACGGTGGCCGGCGCGCTGCGCGGGCGCGGGTTCGGCCACGTGGTCCTCGACCCGGTCCTCATCTGCAAGGGCCAGGAGCCCGGCGCCGCGCTCGACACCGACGAGGCCCTCAAGGCGCAGGTCCTGCCGCAGGCCACCTTCGTCACGCCCAACCACTTCGAGACGATGTCGCTGTCCGGGATCGACGAGATCGGCACGGTGCCCGAGCTGGTCGAGGCGGCCCGCCGGATCCACGAGCGCTCCGGCGCGGTGGTGCTGGCCAAGGGCGGGGTGCACCTGCCCGGGGAGGAGGCGGTGGACGTCTACGTCGACGACGAGCGGACCGAGATCCTCGCCGCGCCCAAGCTCGGCGACGGCGTCCAGGTCGCCGGCGCCGGCTGCACGCTGGCGGCGGCCGTCGCCGCCCGGCTGGCCCTCGGGGACCGCCCCTTCGACGCGGCGCGCGCGGCCAAGGAGTTCGTCACCCGCGGCATCGAGCAGCGCCTCGCCAGCGACGCCCCCTACGACGTGGTCCGCCAGGGCTCCTGA
- a CDS encoding phage holin family protein: MKMILTIVANAVAIWVAAYLLDGIQIGGEGSRFFLTLLGVAVVFGVLNAIVKPILKLLSLPLIVLSLGLFLFILNALMLALTSWLAGAIGLDFHVDSFFWDAVLGAIIISAVSLVVDMLLPDARD; encoded by the coding sequence ATGAAGATGATCCTGACCATCGTCGCCAACGCCGTGGCCATCTGGGTCGCGGCCTACCTTCTCGACGGGATCCAGATCGGGGGAGAGGGCAGCCGCTTCTTCCTCACGCTGCTGGGCGTCGCCGTGGTCTTCGGAGTGCTCAACGCGATCGTCAAGCCGATCCTCAAGCTGCTCTCGCTGCCGCTCATCGTGCTCAGCCTGGGCCTGTTCCTGTTCATCCTCAACGCCCTGATGCTCGCGCTCACCTCCTGGCTGGCCGGGGCGATCGGGCTGGACTTCCACGTCGACAGCTTCTTCTGGGACGCCGTGCTCGGCGCGATCATCATCTCGGCCGTCTCGCTGGTGGTCGACATGCTGCTCCCGGACGCCAGGGACTGA
- a CDS encoding dienelactone hydrolase family protein, translating into MSVTGGPVAHEIPGADGPLPGLLWLPDHSSSEAPVPGLVVFQEIFGLSDYVRSRCKDLATLGYAVLAPQVYARLDPPVESLEDDADDLLGTAMGLVGQLDWDLAVRDGLAARDALAALPEVLADQVGLVGFCFGGGLAFNVAAAAARAQVPPAALVSFYGSALPNLLGLAEDVRCPSLHVFGTQDTYLPMETVEQIREAVTGGGTREEVRFELHEGAGHAFDNPNPMFHHEAASRAAWAQTQDFLADVLPTRRGSGVT; encoded by the coding sequence GTGAGCGTCACCGGCGGACCGGTCGCCCACGAGATCCCCGGCGCGGACGGGCCCCTGCCCGGCCTGCTGTGGCTGCCGGACCACTCCTCCTCGGAGGCTCCCGTGCCCGGTCTGGTGGTCTTCCAGGAGATCTTCGGGCTCAGCGACTACGTGCGGTCCCGGTGCAAGGACCTCGCGACCCTGGGGTATGCCGTGCTCGCCCCTCAGGTCTACGCCCGCCTCGACCCGCCGGTGGAGTCCCTCGAGGACGACGCCGACGACCTGCTCGGCACGGCGATGGGCCTGGTCGGGCAGCTCGACTGGGACCTCGCGGTGCGCGACGGGCTCGCCGCCCGGGACGCGCTCGCCGCGCTGCCCGAGGTGCTGGCGGACCAGGTCGGGCTCGTGGGCTTCTGCTTCGGCGGCGGACTGGCCTTCAACGTGGCCGCCGCGGCCGCCCGGGCGCAGGTGCCGCCGGCCGCGCTGGTGAGCTTCTACGGCTCGGCGCTGCCGAACCTGCTGGGCCTGGCGGAGGACGTGCGGTGCCCGAGCCTGCACGTCTTCGGCACGCAGGACACCTACCTGCCGATGGAGACGGTCGAGCAGATCCGCGAGGCGGTCACCGGGGGCGGGACCCGCGAGGAGGTGCGCTTCGAGCTGCACGAGGGCGCCGGCCACGCGTTCGACAACCCCAACCCGATGTTCCACCACGAGGCCGCGAGCCGGGCCGCCTGGGCGCAGACGCAGGACTTCCTCGCGGACGTCCTGCCGACCCGCCGAGGTTCGGGGGTAACCTGA
- the hisC gene encoding histidinol-phosphate transaminase → MTEPSASPVRLRSVLATVPAYTPGRPPTPVEGVTAYKISSNENPYPPLPSVLEAVAGAASSLNRYPDMGVTALTAALSERLGVPASHLATGTGSVAVLGHLLSITCEPGDEVVYAWRSFEAYPIVVALSGATSVQVPVDAEARHDLDAMAAAITDRTRLVVVCTPNNPTGPAVREDELREFLAKVPRDVLVVVDEAYLEFTTEDTVPDALAIYRDHPNVAVLRTFSKAYGLAGLRVGYAVAHEEVATALRKAATPFGVSDLAQQAALASLAAYDELEVRVEQIVAERERVVAALREQGWTVPEAQGNFLWLPLGEDAVPFAQACQARALTVRPFAGDGVRVSVGESEANDRFVAIAAEWLRSR, encoded by the coding sequence ATGACCGAGCCGTCCGCCAGCCCCGTCCGACTGCGCTCCGTCCTCGCGACGGTCCCCGCCTACACGCCGGGCCGGCCACCCACGCCGGTGGAGGGCGTGACGGCCTACAAGATCTCCTCCAACGAGAATCCCTACCCGCCGCTGCCCTCGGTGCTGGAGGCGGTCGCGGGGGCGGCCTCCTCGCTCAACCGCTACCCTGACATGGGCGTCACCGCGCTGACCGCGGCGCTGTCCGAGCGTCTCGGCGTGCCCGCCTCGCACCTGGCCACCGGCACCGGCAGCGTCGCGGTGCTGGGGCACCTGCTCAGCATCACCTGCGAGCCGGGCGACGAGGTCGTCTACGCGTGGCGGTCGTTCGAGGCCTACCCGATCGTGGTCGCCCTCTCCGGCGCGACGTCGGTGCAGGTGCCGGTGGACGCCGAGGCCCGCCACGACCTCGACGCGATGGCCGCCGCGATCACCGACCGCACGCGTCTGGTCGTGGTGTGCACTCCGAACAACCCGACGGGGCCGGCCGTGCGCGAGGACGAGCTGCGGGAGTTCCTGGCCAAGGTGCCCCGGGACGTGCTCGTGGTCGTCGACGAGGCCTACCTGGAGTTCACCACCGAGGACACCGTGCCGGACGCGCTGGCGATCTACCGCGACCACCCCAACGTCGCGGTGCTGCGCACCTTCTCCAAGGCCTACGGCCTCGCCGGGCTGCGGGTCGGGTATGCCGTGGCGCACGAGGAGGTCGCCACCGCCCTGCGCAAGGCGGCCACCCCCTTCGGCGTCAGCGACCTGGCGCAGCAGGCGGCGCTGGCCAGCCTGGCCGCCTACGACGAGCTCGAGGTGCGGGTCGAGCAGATCGTCGCCGAGCGCGAGCGGGTGGTCGCGGCGCTGCGCGAGCAGGGCTGGACGGTCCCGGAGGCGCAGGGCAACTTCCTGTGGCTGCCGCTCGGCGAGGACGCGGTGCCGTTCGCGCAGGCCTGCCAGGCCCGGGCGCTGACCGTGCGCCCGTTCGCCGGCGACGGCGTGCGCGTCTCGGTCGGGGAGAGCGAGGCCAACGACCGGTTCGTCGCGATCGCGGCGGAGTGGCTGCGCAGCCGCTGA
- the pdhA gene encoding pyruvate dehydrogenase (acetyl-transferring) E1 component subunit alpha, whose product MSDEEVARPAAPNTLEGTQPDGTPARGAHEPPEKDITDGGPDMVQFLDGEGRRVPVTEVSSPYAAYLDDLDDEALKGMLRDLILVRRFDAEGFALQRQGELGLWPSLLGQEAAQVGAGRAMRPQDYAFPGYREHGVAWCKGVPPENLLGMFRGVNHGGWDSGEHNFHLYTIVIGNQMLHGVGYAMGVQFDGDYATGDPERDTAVMAFTGDGGTAQGDYNEALVFAAVKNAPVVFFVQNNHWAISQPNDKQFTVPPYRRADGFGFPGVRVDGNDVIASYAVSRAALERARSGGGPTLIEAFTYRMGAHTTSDDPTKYRISAEVDIWKKKDPIDRMRKYLLAEGIVDDDWLAAVEEEADELARRIRHACQTMPDPPHEEMFTYVYAEQHRLVEREAAEFAAYQAGFEDEGER is encoded by the coding sequence TTGAGCGACGAGGAAGTCGCGCGGCCCGCCGCGCCAAACACCCTCGAGGGCACCCAGCCCGACGGCACCCCCGCGCGGGGTGCGCACGAGCCGCCGGAGAAGGACATCACCGACGGCGGCCCGGACATGGTCCAGTTCCTGGACGGCGAGGGACGCCGCGTGCCGGTGACGGAGGTGAGCAGCCCCTACGCCGCCTACCTCGACGACCTCGACGACGAGGCGCTGAAGGGGATGCTGCGCGACCTGATCCTGGTGCGCCGCTTCGACGCCGAGGGCTTCGCGCTGCAGCGCCAGGGCGAGCTGGGCCTGTGGCCGAGCCTGCTCGGGCAGGAGGCCGCCCAGGTCGGCGCCGGCCGGGCGATGCGCCCCCAGGACTACGCCTTCCCGGGCTACCGCGAGCACGGCGTGGCGTGGTGCAAGGGGGTGCCGCCGGAGAACCTGCTCGGCATGTTCCGCGGGGTCAACCACGGCGGGTGGGACTCCGGGGAGCACAACTTCCACCTCTACACGATCGTCATCGGCAACCAGATGCTGCACGGGGTCGGCTACGCGATGGGCGTGCAGTTCGACGGCGACTACGCCACCGGGGACCCCGAGCGGGACACCGCGGTGATGGCGTTCACCGGCGACGGCGGGACGGCCCAGGGCGACTACAACGAGGCGCTGGTCTTCGCCGCGGTCAAGAACGCCCCGGTCGTCTTCTTCGTGCAGAACAACCACTGGGCGATCTCCCAGCCCAACGACAAGCAGTTCACCGTGCCGCCCTACCGGCGTGCCGACGGTTTCGGCTTCCCCGGCGTGCGGGTGGACGGCAACGACGTCATCGCCTCCTACGCCGTCTCGCGCGCCGCGCTCGAGCGTGCCCGCTCCGGCGGGGGACCGACGCTGATCGAGGCCTTCACCTACCGGATGGGCGCGCACACCACCTCCGACGACCCGACGAAGTACCGCATCTCCGCCGAGGTCGACATCTGGAAGAAGAAGGACCCGATCGACCGGATGAGGAAGTACCTGCTGGCCGAGGGCATCGTCGACGACGACTGGCTGGCCGCGGTCGAGGAGGAGGCCGACGAGCTGGCCCGGCGGATCCGGCACGCCTGCCAGACGATGCCCGACCCGCCGCACGAGGAGATGTTCACCTACGTCTACGCCGAGCAGCACCGGCTGGTCGAGCGCGAGGCGGCGGAGTTCGCGGCCTACCAGGCCGGCTTCGAGGACGAAGGAGAGAGATGA